TGTAAATAGAAGCCTGCAAAAGTCAGACAAACGGTTGATCCAGCAAGCAGTGCGAAGCGTTTAATAACCTTTGCCGTCGATTCATTCATAGCGCCCCTGCTGAATCCTTTGTGGTTGCTGCTTTCTGCAAACGTCATTCAACTCACGCGGCGAATGCCGACCAGCCCGCTGATAAAATACCCAGCGAGAAAAAGTGCCATTGGAGAGAAAAGTAACAGCGTGAAGGTAAGTGTTCCGACGGGCGGGTTCTCGCCCATTGCCCCAACACTGAAATTCGCAAGATTGTCGTTTTCGACAGCTCGATCTCCCTGAAAGACAGCAGCGGATTCGAAGTAGTCGCCGCCGATCCCGTAGGCTCCATCGAATCCGGCAGAGATGATCTGAAATTCGGCGTTGACGTTGTAGACGCTTTTCAGGTTGCGTGGGTCATCGTTCGGATAGACTGGCAAGTCTTCATTCCAAAACGCTCCGCCACGGCGACTGGCGTAGAGATAGGGGTTTTGTGTCAACGGGTCTCCGTATTCGGCGAACCCATCTTCATCGAGGTCCGTGAACCTGTTGATCTGAAATTCAAAGAATGGCCCAGAGCGATTTGGCGACGTATTGCTGAATGGCGTTAACGGATTCCTTGAGAAGCCAATGCGGGTTCCGTTTTTATTTGAGTTGCCACCAAGAAAGAAGACGAGACACTCCGCACCGGTCATCACATGAACGTCGTCGGTATCCCCGTCACTGTTGAGATCGTATTTGGCTGTGAAATCGAACTGCGGCCAGATTTCACGAATCATGGCGCGACCATCAGGATTCCATTGTTCACCATGTTCTGGAATGCTCAGGTAGCTTGGCGGATACATCCCGTACTCGGCTTTGAAACTGGCCAAAGCCTGGATGAGTTGCGCGACTTCAACAGAAACTTTGGCGACCTCATTGTTCCTCTGCGGTCCGGAAATGGCTGGCAGTACCAACGCTATGATGACTGAGCACAGAAATGAAGCGCACAACAGCATCCAGAACGTCGCCCTCGACCGACGGCGGGGTTTCTGCGTTTCAGGCATCTGAAGTTTCCCCACACGGTGTAGAACACAGGGCACCGCTTACCAAATCTGAATCCGGTCCTCCGGCTTCTTGTACAGCTTGTCGCCCGGCTTGACGTCGAACGCTTCGTAGAAGGCGTCCAGATTGGTGACCGGCCCGTTACCTCGGAAAGCCGACGGCGAATGCGGATCGACAACTAGCCGTCGAACGAGTTCTTCTTCGCGGTACAGGCGTCGCCAGATTTGAGCCCAGCCGAGGAAGAATCGCTGTGGGCCCGTGTGGCCGTCAATGACGGGTGCTTTCTTACCCTCGAGCGACAAGATGTAGGCTTTGTACGCGATCGCCATGCCGCTCAGGTCGGCGATGTTTTCGCCCAGCGTCAATTCGCCGTTCAGAGTCTTACCGGGCAGTGCTTCGTAGCCCGCATATTGGTCAACAAGCCGACCGGTCAGTTCCTTAAACGACTTTTCGTCCTCTTCCGTCCACCAGTTTTTGAGGTTGCCGTCCCCATCGTACTTGCTGCCCTGATCGTCGAAGCCGTGACTGATTTCGTGACCAATGACAGCTCCGATGCCACCGTAGTTGACGGCATCGTCGGCGGTCGCATCAAAGAACGGTGGCTGCAGGATGGCGGCCGGGAAGACGATTTCGTTCTTGCTGGGGTTGTAGTACGCATTCACGGTTTGAGGTGTCATGCCCCATACCTGCTTGTCGACAGGCTTGCCAAGCTTGTCGATCATCCGCTGATGTTCGAACTGCATCGATCGTTTCATGTTGCCGATCAAGTCGTCGGGCTTGATCTCCAGCTTGGAATAGTCACGCCACTTTTCCGGGTAGCCGATTTTGGGAGTGATCTTGTGTAGTTTCTCCAGCGCTTTCTTCTTCGTTTCGTCTGTCATCCACGTGAGGTCGTCGATGCTGGTTTCGTACGCCTTCATGAGATTGGCGACCAGTTCATCCATCGCCTGCTTGGCTTCCGGCTTGAAGTGTTTGGCAACGTACAACTGACCTGTCACTTCGCCCAGCACGCCAAAATCGCCGGCCCCGCCGCCGCTGGTTGCATCGACGCCGCGTTTCCAGCGAGGTTCCTGTTCGGGAACTCCGGCCAGTTCTTTGCGGTGGAATTCAAAATGAGCGTCCGCAAACGGTTCCGGCAATATGGGTGCAGCGCTGTCGAGCAGATGAAACGTCAGATAAGCCTTGGCTACTCCCAGATCAGTTTCGTTGCCGATCGTTTCCAAAGCTTCAAAAAAGCTGGGAGTGAGTACGTTGACTTCTTCCAGGTTCGGCACGCCAACAGCTTCGAAGAAGACTGGCCATGGAAGTTCCGGCGTCAGATTGGGAAGGTCTGAAACGTCGTACTTGTTGTACCGTTTGTTGGCGTCGCGAAGTTCGGTTCGCGTCCACTGAGCCTTCGCAAGTTTCGTTTCGAGTTCGACAATTTTCTTGGCATGCCCGTCGGCCAACGGCACGCCCGAAAGCGAAAACAGCTTCGCAATGTAGTTCTGTAAAGCGGCTCGAGCCTTCACGTATTTGTCGTCGTCCTCGAGGTAGTAATCGCGGTCGGGCAACGAAGTGCCGCTTTGCACAATGGCGGCCAGGTAGCGTGTTGAATCCTTCGCGTCGGTCGATACAAAAAAGCCAATCGGGCCACCGACTCCGATTGTCTGCAGATATCCAAGATGACGGAACAAGCCTTCTTTGCTGTTCAGCTCGGAAATTGCTTTCAGTTCTCCTTCGAGCGGCTTCAGTCCGCGTTGATCGATCGTTTCGGTGTCCATGAAGCTGTGATAGAAGTCGCCCACCTTGCGGCTGTTTTCGTCCGTGGGGTTCTTCGCCGCATCTTCGATGATGGTCCGAATGTTCTCACGCGCGGCGTCGTCCAAAGCGGTGAAGGAGCCATAGTTCGACTTGTCGCCGGGGATCTGAGTCTGTAGCAACCAACGTCCGTTGACATGTTGATACAGGTCATCCTGAGGTCGTACCTTGTGGTCGAAACCGTCCGGATCGATCCCGGAAAAAAGATCCTGAGCCGGACAGGCGGCGGTGAAACCAATCAGGACAAACTGGAGCACGATTGAGTGAAGGCGCATAGAGGTGGCTCAATTGCTGGTAACGGATAGGGAGAACACGGCTGATGTGCATTGTGGGCGATGCGGGGCCGATTCTGCAAGGCATCGCGGTGCGTCGGTAAAAGTGCCGCTCGCCAGCGATTTATTCGGGCACCGGCTCGTAGTTTTCCGGGCGGTTCAGAAATGACAGGCTGAATCCGATGAACCAGAAGTCCGAGTCGCGGCCTTCCGTTGTCAGGTGATACTGAGCACTCGCGGTCAGCCGCGTCGAACTGTTCAGCCAGAAATGAGCGCCCAGTTCCGGATACACAGACGCCAGAAAATTGGGATCGGACTGCGTTTCGCCGCGTTCATCGATGCTGCCATCGTCATCATTGTCGATCCCGTCATCGCGCGCACTGACTTGCCGACTGTTGGCACCAACGTACGTGCCGACACCCGCAAACGGTGCCAGACGTGACGGCGATTGAGTTCGCACGCCAAGGTCAATTCCAGCAAACCAATCTTCCGCTCCAGTGCCGACCAGCCCTTTCAACCCAACTCGACTTTCGATGGCCGGACCAAGATACTGAAACCTTCCGACTTCGAGCCCGCCGGCAGTGGGTTCATCAGCTCCCGCTCCGCCGACGTAATAGCCTCCGCGATCGGCGACGTATCGAGCGTCACTCGCCTGCTTGATCATGCGTCCGACTTTTTCCGCATCATTGCTCGGGTAACGCTTGGCATATTTGTCCGCATAGACCTCATCATCCATCGCCCATCGAGACGTACCAATGCCCGCGCAGCCGGTGAGCACCAGGCACGAACAGAGGACGACTGAAATGGAGAGAGTGCGATACAGAAAAACTCACCGGTGCGGAGTTGATTAGTCGGCGCGCAAAATCATGCGAGGCAGACGACGAGGCTGGTCAGCGAACCGTATTTCCGTTCGCGTCTGAGGGTCAATGCGAATTCGCTTTCCGACCTCTGCCAACACTGGCACCGGCAGATTCTGCCGATGAATCGCGGGATTCCAGCCTGCTGTCGTCTCGGCAACGTTGAGCGATGAATCTGAGACTCGTCCGCGCACCGCTGCGAAATTTGAGCTACGTTTGCCATGTTGCCGAATTGCAACGCAGAGTGCCACGGCTCGTTTTTCGACACAACCGTCACAACCGCTTCACCACCATGTCTGACAGCATTCAGAATCACCCTGAGCTTCCTGCCTCAGCAAACGCCAAAGCGGAACTGCAAGGCGGTTCTCACGTAGAATGTCTCGCCGAAGATCCTGACGCTCGGACGCCGTTGGCCAAACCGACGATGGCAACCGCCTTATGGCTGGCTGTGGCATTGATGCTGGGACTGTTCGTGATGTCTCGTAATTCGGCCGATTCCGATCTGTGGGGGCACGTCACTTACGGCAAAGAAGTTCTGCGCGATGGCCGCCTTCACGAAGCGACGACATGGTCCTACGCTGTTGACAATTTCCGTTGGGTGAACCATGAAAACATCGCTGAGCTAATGATGGCGGCGGCGGATCTGGCTGGCGGGCAGACGGCTTTGCTGCTGCTGAAGTCGCTTCTGACTTTGTTATTGCTGGGCCTGCCGATGTGGGTCGCTCGCAAAAACGGAGCAGGCCTGATCACGTGTCCTGTAATTGTCGCGATGCTGGCGTTTAACATATCGTTTCACTGGCTGGTGCGTCCGCACATGTTCAGTTACGCGTGCGGGGCAGGCTTGCTGGCGATCATCGCAACAGCACTTCCCGGTGCAATTGGGGCTCGCGGAACGAATGCCCGGTGCAGTCGTTGGTTATGGCTGATTCCACCGCTGATGTGTTTCTGGACAAACGCTCACGGCGGCTACCTTGCGGGGATGGCGATTCTAATGGCATGGTTGGGCCTGGACGCCATTGAACTTCTGCTGACTCGCGACGCTCGCTTCTGGCCAACCGTGCGGCATCACGCGGTGCTGTATGCCGCCACTATCGCCGCCTGTCTGGTGAATCCATACGGCATTGAACTTCACACATGGATGCTGTCTTCGCTCGGCCGGCCGCGACCGGAAATCGAAGAATGGGCTCCGTTGGCGCTGCTATCTGTGGACGCGTTGCCGTTTTGGTGTTTGGCGCTGGGCGCATTCCTATGCCTGAAGAAGACCAATCAACCACTGCGGTGGCCGGGATTGATTGTACTGGCCTTGCTGTCGTGGCAGGCCGTAAAGCATCATCGACACCTGCCTTTCGCCGCTCTGCTGGCCAGCTTTGTACTTGCTCCGCATATTGAATCAATTGTGCGACAGATGTTTCGCAAGCTGGAAGAACGAGTGACGGCAAAGCGAAACGTGGATAGAGGACAGCCGGGTTGGTTGAGCGGCCTGGTTGCAGTGACGGCTTTGATTGCGCTAGCGGTGGCTCAGTATCCGAGGCAAACATTCCTAAAGGTCGAACGCGATTTTTATCCCGTGGCAGCGATGCAGTACATGGCCGATCAAAATCTGGAAGGCAAGGTGTTCGTCACGTTTAATTGGGCTCAATACGCACTCGCGGTGTTCGCCGACAGTAATCCAGATTCGCGAATCGCGTTTGACGGGCGTTTTCGTACGTGTTACCCGCAGCACATCATCGACATGTATTTCGACTTCACGCTGGGCAATCTGCCGCAAAGCGTTCGGTATCGAGAAGACGCGTCGGGGCCGTTTGATCCGACGGCCGCGCTAAAGTTTCGAGAGCCGAATTTGGTGCTCTTCGAACGACAGCGGAGTAACGCTGTCGCAACGATGACGGCGGCGAATGACGACTGGTGTCTGTTGTATCAGGACAGCCTGGCTCAACTATGGGGCCGCCGAAGCGTGTACGACAACTCGTCTTCACCCGACTACCTTCCGATGTCAAAACGCCATATCAGCAACGATGTTCAGGAAGGCGCTGCGGCGTGGCCCGGCTTTCCGGTTGTGCGGGATCGGGATGTGCAAGTCGCCTTGTCGAAATAACAAGTGCGATCGATGAGCCCTCAGACAGAGGCCACTGCAAGCCATTGCACTGCATAGGAATCTCAGCAATGACGTCCATTTCTCCTTCAGAAAAAGCCACCTGGTCGCAAGCCTTGTGGCTGACCGTATTTTTGATGTTTGGCCTGGTCAGCATGTCTCACAGCCATGCAGATCCGGATCTGTGGGGCCACGTGACGTACGGCAAAGAAGTGCTGCAAGACGGGCATCTGCACGAATCGACAACCTGGTCGTACGCGGTCGACAATTTTCGCTGGATCAACCATGAGAACATTGCGGAACTGATGGTCGCGGCCGCTGATAACCTGGGCGGTCAGACGGCGCTGCTGCTCGTAAAGTCATTACTGACACTCATCCTGCTGGGACTACCCATGTGGGCGGCCCGCAAACGAGGAGCCGGGTTGCTGACCTGCTTCATCATCATTCTGGCGCTGTCGCTGAACATTTCGTTTCACTGGCTGATCCGCCCTCACATGCTTAGCTACATCTGCGGTGCCGCGTTGATCACGATTCTCGGAATGGGGCTGCCAGGGGCCGTGGTGGCTCAGCCGGACGCATTGCGGTTCGGAAAGAGCCTGTGGCTGATTCCACCGTTGATGTGTTTCTGGACCAATTCACACGGCGGGTATCTGGCGGGTGCAGCGATCCTGATGGCGTGGCTGGGGCTGGACGCCATCGAACTTCTCCTGCGCAAAGACGCTCGCTTCCGACCGACTGTCCGACACCACGCCTTGCTTTTTGCTGCGACCGTCGCGGCATGCATGATCAACCCATATGCAATTGAACTGCACACATGGATGCTGTCGTCTTTGGGGCGTCCGCGGCCGGAAATTTCGGAGTGGGCACCATTGCCGTTGTTCACGGTCAATGGCCTGCCGTTTTGGGGACTACTACTGGGCACTATATTGAGCGTGAAGAAATCGGATCAACCTATTCGTTGGCCAGGCATGATTGTGATGGCTCTGCTGTCGTGGCAGGCCGTCAAGCACTATCGACATTTGCCTTTCGTGGCAATGATGGCGAGTACCATGTTGGTGCCACATATTGAATCCATCGTGCAGCAAACGTTGGCCACGTTGCGTGAACGAGTTGGCAATACGCGGACGGCGGAGAGTGGAAAGCTGCACTGGGCGAGCGGCCTGGCAGGCACGCTGCTGCTGTTGGCACTGACGGTGACTCAGTATCCGCGGCAGGCAACAGTGAAAGTTGATCGCGGTTTCTATCCCGTCAACGCCATGCAGTTTATGGCCGACCATCGCCTGGAAGGTCGCGTCTTCGTGACGTTTAACTGGGCTCAATATGCTCTGGCGGTGTTTCGCGACAGCAGCCCGAGTTCTCGAGTTGCCTTCGACGGCCGTTTCCGCACGTGCTATCCGCAGCACGTGATTGACATGTACTTCGACTTCATTCTGGGCGACCTGCCCGCGAGCCAGCGTTATCGCTCTGCAGATTCAGGCCCATTCGATCCGACCGCAGCGCTGGATTACAACAGCCCCGACCTGGTGCTGTTTGAACGCAAACGGAAGCATTGCGTCGACACAATGGAGGCCTGTTCCGATAAGTGGTGCCTGCTGTACCAGGATAGTCTGGCTCAACTATGGGGCCGCCGCACGAAGTACGACACGCCGCAGTCTCAATCCTATCTGCCAGCCCACCAGCGCCACATCGGCGACGATCCTCAGGAAGGCACCGTCGCCTGGCCCGCGTTTCCGGTGACAAACCGAACTACACGAGTCGCGTTGAAATGACAGCGCGGCTACTTTCGTGTTGAATTGACCTTTTTCACAAATCGCAGCAGCAGCGGGTACGCGGGATCGTCCATTTGGCCGTGATTGTAGCCGTCCAGTTCCATCAGCTGCGTATCAGGATGCCCGACCACCTGCATCATTCGCCACATGTAAGCGTTTTCTTCGTAACGGCCCAGCAACTCGAGTTCTCGATCGCCCGTGATCAGCAGCAGCGGCGGGCAGTCCTTTCGCACGTGAAACAGCGGAGCCATGTCGTCGATGAT
This DNA window, taken from Fuerstiella marisgermanici, encodes the following:
- a CDS encoding M13 family metallopeptidase — its product is MRLHSIVLQFVLIGFTAACPAQDLFSGIDPDGFDHKVRPQDDLYQHVNGRWLLQTQIPGDKSNYGSFTALDDAARENIRTIIEDAAKNPTDENSRKVGDFYHSFMDTETIDQRGLKPLEGELKAISELNSKEGLFRHLGYLQTIGVGGPIGFFVSTDAKDSTRYLAAIVQSGTSLPDRDYYLEDDDKYVKARAALQNYIAKLFSLSGVPLADGHAKKIVELETKLAKAQWTRTELRDANKRYNKYDVSDLPNLTPELPWPVFFEAVGVPNLEEVNVLTPSFFEALETIGNETDLGVAKAYLTFHLLDSAAPILPEPFADAHFEFHRKELAGVPEQEPRWKRGVDATSGGGAGDFGVLGEVTGQLYVAKHFKPEAKQAMDELVANLMKAYETSIDDLTWMTDETKKKALEKLHKITPKIGYPEKWRDYSKLEIKPDDLIGNMKRSMQFEHQRMIDKLGKPVDKQVWGMTPQTVNAYYNPSKNEIVFPAAILQPPFFDATADDAVNYGGIGAVIGHEISHGFDDQGSKYDGDGNLKNWWTEEDEKSFKELTGRLVDQYAGYEALPGKTLNGELTLGENIADLSGMAIAYKAYILSLEGKKAPVIDGHTGPQRFFLGWAQIWRRLYREEELVRRLVVDPHSPSAFRGNGPVTNLDAFYEAFDVKPGDKLYKKPEDRIQIW